The DNA window ATTGCCCAGCGGGACGAGTGGGACTGCCAGAAATCCCTGGATTGGCAATTGATGGGTATTGATCGCCACCAAGGAATCACGCGATTGGTCACCGACCTCAATTATCTCTATCGTCGTCACCCGGCACTCTACTATTATGAATTTGAAAGCCGCGGATTTGAGTGGATAGAATGCCATGATGGGCAGCAGTCAGTGCTTAGCTATCAGCGTAAATCTGATTTCGAGGTGATTATTGTAGTGCTGAACTTCACTCCTGAGCCCCGTTATGACTACAGGATTGGTATCGCCGACGAGGGCATTTATCGCGAGTTGATTAATTCAGATTCAGAATTTTATGCTGGCAGTAATATGGGCAATACCGGGCTAGTGCACAGTGAGGCGAAAGCCTGGATGGATCAGCCCCATTCACTGGTGCTACTGTTACCGCCGCTTGCCGGTATAGTACTGACGAGGCTCAACGGCGACACTCTGTGAATATTCTTTTTGCCTGCAGTGAGTTATACCCTTTAATCAAGACCGGCGGCCTTGCCGATGTAGCCTACAATCTGCCTCTGGCATTGCAGCGTCAGGGCCATGCAGTGCGCATTGTTCTGCCAGCCTACCGCAGTCTTTTAAATAATCTCAGTCATTTAAAAGCCGTGGGCCAGATCACCACAACGATTCAGGGTTACGACGTCAGCCTGTTAAAAACCAATCTAAAAAACACTGATATACCCGTTTATTTGGTGCATTGCCCAGCGCTATTTGATCGCCCCGGCGGTCCCTATGGCGAATACAGTGGCAGTGGTAGCGGCTGGGAGGACAATGCCCAGCGCTTCGGTCTGTTTTGTCGCATAGTTACATTGATCGGGGTCAACCGCGCGGGCCTCGACTGGCAGCCAGATCTGGTGCACTGCAATGATTGGCACACCGGCTTAGTGCCACTGTTGTTAAAGGTCTATAAATCCCGGCCCAAGTCTCTCTTTACGATTCATAATCTTGCCTATCAGGGGCTGTTTAGCAAGGCGGATTTTACCGCGTTAAAGCTGCCCGAGATCGTCGATAATGTGCGCCTTTGGGATTTTAGAGCTGTGGAGTTTTACGGCAAAATGTCATTTATCAAAGCCGGCATTGTCTTTGCTGATACGGTTAACACCGTCAGCCGAGGCTATGCCCAGGAGGTACTGACAACCAAGTTTGGCTGTGGTCTCCACGGTTTATTGCGCTTTATAGGGCAGCGTTTTTGCGGCATTGGCAACGGCATCGACAACAATCTTTGGGACCCGGGCAATGATCATTTTATTGAAACTCTCTATGGCCCAAGCAGTTTACATCGCAAAATTTTCAACAAATTGGCCCTGCAAGCCGAATTCCATCTGCCGAGCAATCACGAGCGCCTACTGATTGGCGTAGTGTCCCGACTCACGGATCAGAAAGGCATAGACCTAATCCTAGATGCACTGCCATTAATCATGCAGCAGAGCCTCGATCTAGTAGTGCTTGGAAGTGGCGATAAAAACATTGAGCAGGCATTACTCCAGGCCGTGCGCAAATATCCCGGGCGCCTGAGTGTCAAACTGATCTACGATGAGAGAATTGCACATCTGATAATTGCCGGTGCCGATGCCTTGTTAATACCCTCGCGGTACGAACCCTGTGGCTTAACTCAAATGTACGCTCAGCGTTACGGCACCGTGCCCGTTGCTCACGGCGTTGGTGGCCTGGCCGATACAATTATTGATATACCGCCTTATTCCGAAGATATTGCCGATGCCACTGGGGTGCTGTTCTGGGAACATAGTGTCAATGCTCTGTTTGAAGCGCTACTGCGTCTTGAATTTGTCTATGGCAACCTGCTGCTGTGGCGAGAACTTCAGCGCGCCGGAATGCGTGAGAATTTCTCTTGGGATCAGAGCGCCAAAGTCTATGCGGATCTCTACCAGTCATTACTGCCTGAGTTGATGTAGATCGCTGCAAGCGCGCAGACAAAACTAACTATAAAGACTATAAAGAAAGTGCAAAAAAAAACCTCCTCCAAAGGGGTAATGGCGGAGGCTGCAGAATACCTCAGCTCCGGGAGGAGAGGAGGCTACTTACTGTAGTGAATTAGGACTGAATGGTAATTAACTTTGGCTTTGAGGTTTGACGCTTGCCCAAAGTAATTGTCAGCACACCATCTTGATCCTTAGCGACAATTTTTTCTGGATCTGCTGAGTCTGGTAGGCTGAAGCGCCGATAAAAAGACCCCTGAGTACACTCGGTACGATGGTAGCCATTGCGGTCGTCGCGCTTTTCTACCTTCCGTTCTCCCTTAATAGACAGAATGCCATTATCCATAGTCACTTCGACATCTTTGGCATTGACCCCAGGAATATCTACGCTGATAACAAATTGGTCATCGGTCTCGGATATATTGGCCGGCGGAATCCATTGGCTGGTGATAACGTTAGTATCCTCATCTAAAAATAAGGAAGGCTGTTCAGAAAAAGATCGAAACAAATTATTAAAGTCCTGCTGAAATCGACTAAATAACTGTGTTGGTTCTCGTAAAATTGGGTTCATTAAAGGACTCCTCTCAAAGTGTAATTATTGCTGTGAGGCATATTTCCGACAGAGTATTTTGGCTAACCAAAACATAAAGTTGCGACGCCGAAAACTGGCCATGCCAACATCAGTGCCATAAGTAGATTGTCTACTGGTCAACTGATGGTGAGAGAAACTATAGATAGATACGGGCAAACAAAATTGACGTTCATCAAAAATCTTGACGCAGAGTGTAAAACGGCGCGACAGAAATACTGAGTGTATTAAGCTGGCGGGGAGTTTGATCGCAGGTCTTAGAATTCGTATTCGAATAGCAGTCTCAATGTAAGGTCAGGGCTCTTTGCATTAAGACCAAAAATAGCAGCACTCTCCCACTTGAGTTTTTGCTTTGAGCCCCAGCGCAACTCTCCCATGATAACTGGACCCATAGCTAAGGTGTCTTGCCCGGTATAAAATTCAATGCCGGGCTCAAGTAATTGGCTATATCTATAGCGGCTCTGAACGCTCAGCGTAGATTCCAGTTCGTCGATTATATCGCGGCCCCATTCTTGCTCAATGATAAAGTTAGCTGTGTGGCTCCATTGTCCCGATTCTTTTTCAACTATCACGCCGCTCGACAGTTCGTAAATATTTTTATCAATCACCTTGGCCATCTCAAACAACATAGCCCAATCAGCCCAGTACTCACCCTGTTCGCTGAGCTGCCATTTCAGCTCAAGTTCAACTGCATTGAGATCAAAATCTTCGCTGTCTGATTTGTCGCCGGTTATATAGACTTCGGCAAACCAGCGATCATTGAGAGAGCGGCCGTAGGCAAAACGATACAGCTGACTGTTATCCGGCACCCGCGTCTGCTGGTCTTGAATGACTGCTCTAAACTCCAGTTCCTGCTCAGTTTGTTGAACGTAGGGATGGTAGATTTTGTCGATCACCATGCCGTCGGCGGCGCTTAGACTGCTCAGTAGCAAGGTAATAATAAAAACTGCAATCTTCACTCTACTGTTGCTCCAAGTGACTGATTGGATGCGTGAATTTTTTATATTGGGCGCCGCTAAAGGCCGCTAGACAGACTAGGCCTATGCCGGTTGCGTAGGCGATCACCTGCGCCGCCGTGGGTCGCGCTTCATAGCCAATCAGAGCATAGAGCAGTTCGCCGAGCATACTTTCTTCGGCAAGTAACCCTGAGCTATCCCAGAGCGGCGCCGTCTGTTTAATCCAATCAGCTTGAGTCAACTGCACTGCAGATTGAGAGAGCATAGTGCCGGCAAATAGAGTCAGTAATACCAGCAAAGTGGGTTTCTTCAAGCCTGTAGGCAGGCTGAGCAAGACGTAAAATAGAAGTATGCCGATACTGGCTCCTATACCAAAACCGATGCTGCTGCCGATCAACACAGTTTGTATATGTTCGCTGCGGCCCAAAAAACCGCTTAGATAGAGGATGATCTCCTGACCTTCGCGGATCACGGTGAGCATTATGATGACAGAGCAGAGCTGCGCAAAACGTTGGCTATAACCTTGCCAGTTCGTCAATTGAAATTGCTTAAGACCAGTAATTATCCATACTGCCATGGCTATAAAAATACAGATCATCGACTGTAAAAGTGCGTTTAACAGTTCCTGTCCGGCATAATCAAATGACTTCGATATGCTGGCCATATTACTGGCAGATATAAAAGCTATGACTGTTCCCATTGACAGCCCATACCATAGCCATCTGCGGCCGCACTGAAGCTGGTTATTAATGGCCAGTAGTACAGCAATTAAAAGTGCCGCTTCAAGGGCTTCCTGCAGTATTAAAATAACAGAGTTTAATAGCATAGTTTTACAGCCACTTATTTAACCAAAATTTTGCCCTGGGCGGTTTTGGGATAAAACTCACCAAAGAACGGGTAGGTGCCAGGTTTGAGGGGGCCAATAAAAATCACTGCACTACTGTTACCGACAATAACTTTTTCACGGTTGAGTTCGTAGCTTTCAAACTCCTCCGGTGTAGGGTCAGTATTGTGAATCAGTAGTTTGATCTTGCTGCCAGCGGGCAGTATTAGCTCTGCCGGATAGAACAGATGGTCTTTAATGGTAATTTCAACCGTTGGTGTTGCAGAGGCCGTGGCGCAGGCCAATAAACTGCCGAGCAACAGCGCAGCCATTGCCTTACGGTTATTAGGGGTAGGGCACCTGATGCTAAGGTAATTCATACATTATCCAACTCTATTGTGCTAACAGCCCTAAAGCGCAGCGTAAATGTACAACCGGTCGCGAATATTGAGGGCCCCACTTCGATTGTTGCACCATATAAATCTGCCACCCGTTTGACGATAGCTAAGCCGAGGCCACAACCGGGCTCCCCGGACTGGTGACGGTCGCCACCGACACGATAAAAGCGTTCAAAGACTCTCTGATATTTATCTTCGGCAATACCAGGGCCGGAGTCTTCCACTTTCAAAAGCACTGCATCGGCAACGCGCTCAATACTGACTAATATCTGCCCATTTTCCGGTGTGTATTTATTGGCATTGCTGAGCAGGTTATGAATCAGAGTTGCAAGTGTGAAATTGTCGCCCTGGATAAACTGGCTGTCCCCCTGAAATTCAATAGACTGATTTTTGAGCTCAAAGCTGCCGTACTGCTCGGCGATAATTTCCTGAGTGAGAGCAGTGAGATTTAAGGGCGAAAACTGGGCATTGTAGTGATCGGGTGAGCTGCGATAGAGGGCGAGAATCTGTTCTACCACATGTTCAAGCTGAGTAGCGATCTGGGTTACCTGAACTAAGTCATCTGAGGTTTGAGGAAAGTCTTCAGTCATGTTGTGCAGTTGAATTTTTAGACTGCTAATCGGTGTGCGCAATTCATGGGCGGCGTCGGAAGCAAACTGTTTTTCCCGTTGCAGCGAGGCTTCCAAACGTCGCAACAATCCATTAGTCGAGGTAATAATCTGTGCTAATTCTTGCTTTGGCAGCGCCGTGGATAGAGGCCTTAAATCGTCCGCCTGACGGCTGCTTAATTCTGCCGCCAAGTTACGAAGCGGGCGCATGCCTCCAGTGACAATAAGCCAGATTAAAAAGCCTAAAATAGGTAGGCCGATCAGGGTGGGCAGTAGGGATTTGGTGATCACATTTTCTGCTAGGCTAAAGCGAATATCGCTGCGCTCAGCCACCATAATCCATCGTTGATCGCGGTAATAACTCAGGGTTCGCCAGCGATATCCTGCAAAATTTCTGTAGTCAAAGCCGGGCTGCTGCTTGGCAATTGTCTCCGTAGGTGTGCCGCTGGAATGGGCGATCAGACGATTGGCATCCCAGACTTGGAAGGCCACTTTACTGTCTAAATTAATTTCAGGGTTGTCTGCGCTGGTCTGGATATTGGCGATCAGCTTAGCTGTGACCAGCAGCTGGCTATCGAACAGCTGTTCTGCTTGGTGCATACTCGACTGATAGCCGCGCAGGGCTGAGACAAAGGCAAATAATGTCACCAGAGCTAGAATCGAGGCGACCAAAAAGACCCGGATCGAGTTCATTGTTGGTTGACCCTATAGCCAACACCGCGCACGGTTTTAATAAAATCGGCGCCGAGTTTTTTGCGTAAATTGTGGATATGCACTTCGAGGGCATTGCTTGCCACCTCTTCGCCCCAACCGTATAGACGGGTCTCCAAGGTGTTGCGTGTTTGTACCCGTCCTACATTTTCCATCAGACTGCGCAGCAGCATAAATTCGCGGCGCGACAGTTCCAGTTCAATGCCATTTGAAAGTACGCCATTGGTGGCGGTATTTAAGCTTATCTCGCCGACGCTTATTTCTGTGCTGTTGGCGCTGCCGAGGCGGCGTTCAAGCACGCGCAATCGAGCAAACAGTTCTGTTATCTCAAAGGGTTTGGCTAAATAGTCATCGGCACCGCTGTCGAGACCGATAATTTTTTCATCTATATGGGAGCGGGCTGTGAGTACTAAAATCTGCAGCGCTGGATGTTCTCTGCGCGCCTGCTTTAGTACATCTATGCCGTCCATATCCGGTAACCCGAGATCGAGAATGGCAATATCTGGAGTTTCAGTGCGAATCACATGCAGAGCATCCTTGCCCGTGCCGACGAGATTGACAACATAGCTCTTTCTCCGCAGGGCAGTACAGAGTCCGGTAGCTAGAGCTTGATCGTCTTCAATCACCAGTATGTGCATAGAGGGCTTACTCGTTACTTGTTGGTTTTTTATTGTTTTTAGTCAAACTCTGCCAGCGCTTCGCCAATCTCCTTTTGACGTCCTGCGTCGGCCAGGGGGCGACCAAGGCGAGGCGCAGCATTCTGCGCCTTGATGAAAAACATCTTGGCCTCTTGATCACGACCCTTGGCTTGCAGGTAACGGGCATAAAAATAATTACTGTCTATACCCAGAGGGTTTAGAATAAGCGCTTTTAACAATAGCTGCTCGGCTTTTTTGTCACTGCCAAAACCAACGGGCCAGCCCGGAACATTTTGGTACAGGGTTCCGAGGCTGGTGTAGGCGGAGCCATCCATGGCAACGGGGTCAAGTGACAGAGCTTTCTCTAAATCGGCCTTTGCTGCCTTGGCCAACTTTAGTGCGCCGAGACCCCCTCTGGCGCCCGCATAGGTGGACTGGATAATCCCACGCCAGATATAGGCTGGTGCAGCTTCTGGATACTCAGCCACAGCACTGTCCGCTGCCGCGATCAGCGCCACAAAACCGTCGATTTGCGCTTCGCCCTCAAGTTGGTAGTTAACTTCCGCCCAGTTCGACTGCAATTGGCCGATCGCGGCCATCATCTGCGGTCTGGGCTGAGTATCTGCCAGGGTAGCTGTGGTGCAAGCTAGTCCCAGTGTACTGGCTAAAAAAGCCTGTCTTAAGCGTCTAATATTCATCTCTTCACTCTCCTGAGGATAATTTGCTGTGCTGTTTTATAAGGCCGAGATTTTTGATCAATGCGCGGCCGACAAGGTTCGGCAATAGCCCGTTAATTTTGACAAATAGCTTTTCCGGCCAGCCCATAAAGCGTTGCGCTTGGTTGCTCTCAAGCAAGCGAATCAATTCGGTGGCGACGAGCTCGGGACTGTCCATACTGTTGCCCAAGGCTTTATTGAGGGCGATGACCTGGGCTGAGTTAAATTCTGTGTCCGTGGCCCGGGGCGCCAAATAGCCGACCTTGATCGCTGAGTCTGCTAGCTCGCGCTGCAGCGCTTCGCTAAAACCGCGGAGTCCATGCTTGCTGGCACAGTAGGCGGTGAAGCCTGGGTGACCTATGCTGCCAAAGATTGAACCTATATTGATCATCGCTGCTTCGGGTCGCAGTTTGAGCGGCGCGATAAGCTGCTGGCAAAGCAGCATAGGGGATAACATATTGGTCATCACCATGCCCTCAATACTACTTTGTGACTGCTCTTCGTAGAGACCAAACTCTAGTACTCCAGCGCAGTTGATGACAATATCAATCTGCTTCTCCGTGCAGTGCTGGGCAACACGACTACGTCCTTCAGTGCTATTGATATCGGCCACTAGCAGATGGTGC is part of the SAR92 clade bacterium H455 genome and encodes:
- a CDS encoding response regulator; the encoded protein is MHILVIEDDQALATGLCTALRRKSYVVNLVGTGKDALHVIRTETPDIAILDLGLPDMDGIDVLKQARREHPALQILVLTARSHIDEKIIGLDSGADDYLAKPFEITELFARLRVLERRLGSANSTEISVGEISLNTATNGVLSNGIELELSRREFMLLRSLMENVGRVQTRNTLETRLYGWGEEVASNALEVHIHNLRKKLGADFIKTVRGVGYRVNQQ
- the glgA gene encoding glycogen synthase GlgA, producing the protein MNILFACSELYPLIKTGGLADVAYNLPLALQRQGHAVRIVLPAYRSLLNNLSHLKAVGQITTTIQGYDVSLLKTNLKNTDIPVYLVHCPALFDRPGGPYGEYSGSGSGWEDNAQRFGLFCRIVTLIGVNRAGLDWQPDLVHCNDWHTGLVPLLLKVYKSRPKSLFTIHNLAYQGLFSKADFTALKLPEIVDNVRLWDFRAVEFYGKMSFIKAGIVFADTVNTVSRGYAQEVLTTKFGCGLHGLLRFIGQRFCGIGNGIDNNLWDPGNDHFIETLYGPSSLHRKIFNKLALQAEFHLPSNHERLLIGVVSRLTDQKGIDLILDALPLIMQQSLDLVVLGSGDKNIEQALLQAVRKYPGRLSVKLIYDERIAHLIIAGADALLIPSRYEPCGLTQMYAQRYGTVPVAHGVGGLADTIIDIPPYSEDIADATGVLFWEHSVNALFEALLRLEFVYGNLLLWRELQRAGMRENFSWDQSAKVYADLYQSLLPELM
- a CDS encoding cupredoxin domain-containing protein, whose protein sequence is MNYLSIRCPTPNNRKAMAALLLGSLLACATASATPTVEITIKDHLFYPAELILPAGSKIKLLIHNTDPTPEEFESYELNREKVIVGNSSAVIFIGPLKPGTYPFFGEFYPKTAQGKILVK
- a CDS encoding FTR1 family protein — its product is MLLNSVILILQEALEAALLIAVLLAINNQLQCGRRWLWYGLSMGTVIAFISASNMASISKSFDYAGQELLNALLQSMICIFIAMAVWIITGLKQFQLTNWQGYSQRFAQLCSVIIMLTVIREGQEIILYLSGFLGRSEHIQTVLIGSSIGFGIGASIGILLFYVLLSLPTGLKKPTLLVLLTLFAGTMLSQSAVQLTQADWIKQTAPLWDSSGLLAEESMLGELLYALIGYEARPTAAQVIAYATGIGLVCLAAFSGAQYKKFTHPISHLEQQ
- a CDS encoding SDR family oxidoreductase is translated as MQLNNKKILLTGASGGIGKAVATRLSDAGAIVSLVGRKRGTLTQLLASVGTQHHLLVADINSTEGRSRVAQHCTEKQIDIVINCAGVLEFGLYEEQSQSSIEGMVMTNMLSPMLLCQQLIAPLKLRPEAAMINIGSIFGSIGHPGFTAYCASKHGLRGFSEALQRELADSAIKVGYLAPRATDTEFNSAQVIALNKALGNSMDSPELVATELIRLLESNQAQRFMGWPEKLFVKINGLLPNLVGRALIKNLGLIKQHSKLSSGE
- a CDS encoding ATP-binding protein, whose product is MNSIRVFLVASILALVTLFAFVSALRGYQSSMHQAEQLFDSQLLVTAKLIANIQTSADNPEINLDSKVAFQVWDANRLIAHSSGTPTETIAKQQPGFDYRNFAGYRWRTLSYYRDQRWIMVAERSDIRFSLAENVITKSLLPTLIGLPILGFLIWLIVTGGMRPLRNLAAELSSRQADDLRPLSTALPKQELAQIITSTNGLLRRLEASLQREKQFASDAAHELRTPISSLKIQLHNMTEDFPQTSDDLVQVTQIATQLEHVVEQILALYRSSPDHYNAQFSPLNLTALTQEIIAEQYGSFELKNQSIEFQGDSQFIQGDNFTLATLIHNLLSNANKYTPENGQILVSIERVADAVLLKVEDSGPGIAEDKYQRVFERFYRVGGDRHQSGEPGCGLGLAIVKRVADLYGATIEVGPSIFATGCTFTLRFRAVSTIELDNV
- a CDS encoding Hsp20/alpha crystallin family protein, which translates into the protein MNPILREPTQLFSRFQQDFNNLFRSFSEQPSLFLDEDTNVITSQWIPPANISETDDQFVISVDIPGVNAKDVEVTMDNGILSIKGERKVEKRDDRNGYHRTECTQGSFYRRFSLPDSADPEKIVAKDQDGVLTITLGKRQTSKPKLITIQS